Proteins from a genomic interval of Posidoniimonas polymericola:
- a CDS encoding alkaline phosphatase family protein: MSVERRQPEGSPRRVLLVGWDAADWQLIHPLVEQGLMPTLAGVMQRGSWGNLASLQPMLSPILWNSIATGKRAAGHGVLGFTEPDPDGEGVRPSASTSRKCKALWNILAQSGLRSNVVGWYASHPAEPIDGVMVSNQFEVFNATAEGITPPPKQSVHPATLTDELGELRVRPREIDASAILPFIPDAAAVAKLPSHRIAQLQRMLAQTATVHAVATHLMTDTEWDLTAVYYEGIDRFGHEFMEFHPPKMEQVSREDFDAYQHCMVGIYRFHDMMLQTLLTLAGDDTAVIVMSDHGYHNDHLRPDPREGKSGPVDWHRPFGMLAAQGPGVKAGGRVFGGTLLDIAPTVLHLLGLPAGYDMPGRVLSEVLHAPDEPRRIESWEEIDGPSGMHDGSVRVDPVEAREALKQLVELGYIEPPSEESEKTVRDTIAQNQLSLAQSLFDARDFAAAAQVLEEIDPCLGDTTPAKVFLANCYLAMGDRAAARERLEALQAAGMELPRVHMMLGVIEHAEGNLERAIELFERVEAASTRLPELDNKLGEAYLADKRCPQALEAFQRHLEHDPDSSVALAGVARAKLELGAADEALDYALRATELTHYFPRAHLTVGRAMLALGDYDGAVEALQLCIGQAPRHAQAHRALAAAYRALGASDKAVQAEFQAKQLQSTGDLG, translated from the coding sequence ATGTCCGTTGAGCGACGCCAACCCGAAGGATCGCCGCGCCGCGTCCTGCTGGTGGGGTGGGACGCCGCCGACTGGCAGCTGATCCACCCGCTGGTAGAGCAGGGGCTGATGCCCACGCTAGCCGGCGTGATGCAGCGGGGGAGCTGGGGCAACCTAGCGAGCCTGCAGCCAATGCTCTCGCCCATCCTCTGGAACAGCATCGCCACGGGCAAACGGGCGGCGGGGCACGGCGTGCTCGGCTTTACCGAGCCCGACCCCGACGGCGAGGGCGTCCGCCCCAGCGCGAGCACCAGCCGCAAGTGCAAAGCCCTCTGGAACATCCTTGCGCAGAGCGGGCTCCGCTCGAACGTGGTCGGCTGGTACGCGTCGCACCCCGCCGAGCCGATCGACGGCGTGATGGTCTCGAACCAGTTTGAGGTTTTCAACGCGACCGCCGAGGGGATCACGCCGCCACCGAAGCAATCGGTCCACCCGGCCACGCTTACCGACGAGCTCGGCGAGCTCAGGGTGCGGCCCCGGGAGATCGACGCGTCGGCGATCTTGCCGTTTATCCCGGACGCCGCCGCTGTTGCGAAGCTGCCATCTCACCGGATCGCCCAGCTGCAGCGGATGCTCGCGCAGACCGCCACGGTGCACGCGGTCGCCACCCACCTGATGACCGACACCGAGTGGGACCTGACCGCGGTCTACTACGAGGGCATCGACCGCTTCGGCCACGAGTTTATGGAGTTCCACCCCCCGAAGATGGAGCAGGTGTCGCGGGAGGACTTCGACGCCTACCAGCACTGCATGGTTGGGATCTACCGCTTCCACGACATGATGCTCCAGACCCTGCTGACGCTCGCCGGCGACGACACCGCCGTGATCGTGATGTCGGACCACGGTTACCACAACGACCACCTCCGCCCCGACCCGCGAGAAGGCAAGTCGGGCCCGGTCGATTGGCACCGTCCGTTCGGGATGCTCGCCGCCCAGGGCCCGGGGGTGAAGGCCGGCGGCCGGGTGTTTGGCGGCACGCTGCTGGACATCGCGCCGACCGTGCTACACCTGCTCGGGCTCCCCGCCGGCTACGACATGCCGGGCCGCGTGCTGTCTGAGGTGCTCCACGCGCCCGACGAGCCGCGGCGGATCGAGAGCTGGGAGGAGATCGACGGCCCCAGCGGCATGCACGACGGCTCGGTCCGCGTCGATCCGGTCGAGGCCCGGGAAGCCCTGAAGCAATTGGTCGAGCTGGGGTACATCGAGCCGCCGAGCGAAGAATCCGAGAAAACCGTCCGCGACACCATTGCTCAGAACCAGCTCTCGCTGGCCCAGTCGCTGTTCGACGCCCGTGACTTCGCGGCGGCTGCCCAGGTGCTTGAAGAGATCGATCCCTGCCTCGGCGACACCACACCGGCCAAGGTGTTCCTGGCGAACTGCTACCTAGCGATGGGGGACCGAGCCGCCGCCCGCGAGCGGCTCGAGGCGCTGCAGGCCGCGGGCATGGAGCTGCCCAGGGTGCACATGATGCTGGGCGTGATCGAGCACGCCGAGGGGAACCTCGAGCGCGCGATCGAGTTGTTCGAGCGGGTCGAGGCCGCCAGCACCCGCCTGCCGGAACTCGACAACAAGCTCGGCGAGGCCTACCTGGCGGACAAGCGATGCCCCCAGGCCCTCGAGGCGTTCCAGCGACACCTCGAGCACGACCCCGACTCGTCCGTCGCGCTGGCGGGCGTCGCCCGAGCGAAGCTAGAGCTGGGCGCTGCAGACGAAGCGCTCGACTACGCCCTCCGCGCCACCGAGCTGACCCACTACTTCCCGCGGGCGCACCTGACGGTCGGTCGCGCGATGCTCGCCCTCGGCGATTACGACGGCGCGGTCGAGGCCTTGCAGCTCTGCATCGGCCAGGCCCCGCGCCACGCCCAGGCCCACCGCGCGCTGGCCGCCGCCTACCGCGCCCTGGGCG
- a CDS encoding PEP-CTERM sorting domain-containing protein: MSRSKTACRAAYSAAATAAFLSSDASAVVVYSGAQDLSIDQGNLQNLNLDNDAYGDIQLKNYVFTQGNYQGATVTYTPGKIVGFTDLLKYVSALDADAPIDATTAGPEFLGSMAYGPFNPYAQFNDVQDAYIGLAFPTGERLHYGWVRVTINNAAGTFVINDWAFESKSGVGILAGEIGAGVNPGDFNNDGVVDAADYTLYRDNIGQNPDFHDNDDYEGDSAGVVDQADYELWAIRHGAFGPVVSTAAGAAPEPGTLGLLAAGSLGLMALRRSKGHA, from the coding sequence ATGTCTCGGTCTAAGACCGCTTGCAGGGCCGCCTACTCCGCGGCCGCCACGGCCGCGTTCTTGAGCTCGGACGCCTCGGCTGTCGTGGTCTATTCGGGGGCGCAAGACCTCTCGATCGACCAGGGTAACCTGCAGAACCTCAACCTCGACAACGACGCCTACGGCGACATCCAGCTGAAGAATTACGTCTTTACCCAGGGCAACTACCAGGGCGCCACGGTGACTTACACACCGGGCAAGATCGTCGGCTTCACCGACCTGCTGAAGTACGTTTCGGCCCTCGACGCGGACGCCCCGATCGACGCGACCACCGCCGGACCGGAGTTCTTGGGCTCGATGGCGTACGGCCCGTTCAATCCCTACGCCCAGTTCAACGACGTTCAGGACGCGTATATCGGGCTCGCGTTCCCGACCGGCGAACGCCTGCACTACGGCTGGGTGCGGGTCACGATCAACAACGCCGCCGGGACGTTCGTGATCAACGACTGGGCGTTCGAGTCGAAGTCGGGCGTCGGCATCCTGGCGGGCGAGATCGGGGCCGGGGTGAACCCGGGCGACTTCAACAACGACGGCGTTGTCGACGCGGCCGACTACACGCTCTACCGCGACAACATTGGCCAGAACCCCGACTTCCACGACAACGACGACTACGAGGGCGACAGCGCCGGCGTCGTCGACCAGGCGGATTACGAGCTGTGGGCCATCCGCCACGGCGCGTTCGGCCCGGTGGTGTCTACCGCGGCCGGCGCAGCCCCCGAGCCGGGCACGCTGGGGCTGCTGGCGGCCGGCTCTCTGGGGCTGATGGCCCTGCGTCGCTCCAAGGGCCACGCCTAG
- a CDS encoding PEP-CTERM sorting domain-containing protein — MTSPQQDAQQRPLPTSQVAKRVAYSAAAGAAALAATTADAQISYSGVQDLAIGQFSSQSLNIDGDAYNDILLKNYVFGGGNYQGATVAYAPGQLVGFTTGLTYATALSAGDPIDGSTVGPSFFGGLAYGAVNPDAQFNNATDAYIGLSFPSGPDTYYGWIRVTIDNAAGTFVVNDWAYNTVSGAGIAAGQTPEPGTLGLLAAGAAGLAAARRRRQDAA; from the coding sequence ATGACGTCACCACAACAAGACGCGCAGCAGCGCCCCCTCCCCACCTCACAGGTCGCCAAGCGGGTGGCCTACTCCGCCGCCGCCGGCGCGGCCGCTCTTGCCGCCACGACGGCAGACGCCCAGATCAGCTACTCGGGCGTGCAGGATCTGGCGATTGGCCAGTTCTCTTCCCAGTCGCTCAACATCGACGGCGACGCCTACAACGACATCTTGCTGAAGAACTACGTCTTTGGCGGTGGCAACTACCAGGGCGCGACTGTTGCCTACGCGCCCGGTCAGCTCGTGGGATTCACGACGGGTCTCACCTATGCGACTGCTCTTTCAGCGGGCGACCCGATCGACGGCTCGACGGTCGGCCCCAGCTTCTTCGGTGGGCTGGCGTACGGCGCCGTGAACCCTGACGCCCAGTTCAACAACGCTACCGACGCCTACATTGGCTTGAGTTTCCCGAGCGGTCCGGATACCTACTACGGCTGGATCCGGGTGACGATCGACAATGCCGCGGGCACGTTTGTCGTCAACGACTGGGCCTACAACACGGTGTCTGGTGCGGGCATCGCCGCTGGTCAAACCCCGGAGCCCGGCACGCTGGGCCTGCTGGCAGCCGGCGCCGCTGGATTGGCAGCCGCTCGCCGCCGCCGGCAAGACGCCGCCTAG
- a CDS encoding matrixin family metalloprotease: MRSALLLLLLALGGAFCVPVESNAFYSNGRWSSTATDSFAQPAGLPVTLSWSIVPDGSTLLNAVGSQSRSSDLIADLDALFNYAGGGADLKQRPWFAYVEQSFERWAEVSGVSLVYEPNDDGVPHGSNANLGVLGVRGDIRLGGATLDGVGGTYGQSGFIPNADLTLDTSDVVRFGDAADDYALLRNTLMHEAGHSLGLAHMDSSNTHVLMSPFVSNSLSYDGPQLDDIRGIHSLYGDRHERGALGGNGSFAAATPLGTLLQGQTITLGLDTPDTVGMVSPGGEDFVSITGAADEDFFVLSVAAPIVVDVTLDPRGRNYTERANSNELYHLVNASSQSDLLVEVFQAGAAEPLLVASAASAGLGESEQLLGVALDSPGEYFLRVAGDSDAVQLYALTLSARPAKPGDYNQDGLVDAADYTAWRDAVTRGELLANETASSGITDAQDYLAWSEAYGTSPAAATAAPLPPAIAIAGLLSAIGSLWRSGDPSRG; encoded by the coding sequence TTGCGATCTGCTCTGCTGCTCCTGTTGTTAGCCCTTGGCGGCGCGTTCTGCGTTCCGGTGGAGTCGAACGCCTTCTATTCCAACGGCCGGTGGTCCAGCACCGCGACCGACAGTTTCGCCCAGCCGGCGGGGCTCCCGGTCACGCTTTCGTGGAGTATCGTTCCCGACGGCTCGACGCTGCTCAACGCGGTTGGCTCGCAGAGTCGTTCGAGCGACCTGATCGCTGACCTCGATGCGCTGTTCAACTACGCGGGTGGCGGCGCCGACCTTAAGCAGCGGCCGTGGTTCGCCTATGTCGAGCAGTCGTTCGAACGCTGGGCCGAGGTGAGCGGCGTCTCGCTGGTGTACGAACCGAATGACGACGGCGTGCCCCACGGATCCAACGCGAACCTGGGCGTGTTGGGCGTGCGGGGCGATATCCGGCTCGGCGGGGCAACCCTCGATGGCGTGGGCGGGACCTACGGGCAGTCTGGCTTCATTCCCAACGCCGACCTGACCCTCGACACCAGCGACGTCGTCCGGTTCGGCGACGCAGCGGACGACTACGCGTTGCTGCGCAACACGCTGATGCACGAGGCAGGCCACAGCCTCGGCCTGGCGCACATGGACTCGTCCAACACGCACGTGCTGATGTCCCCGTTTGTGTCGAATTCCTTGAGCTACGACGGACCCCAGCTCGACGACATCCGTGGGATCCACTCGCTCTACGGCGATCGGCACGAGCGGGGCGCCTTGGGTGGCAACGGTTCTTTCGCCGCCGCCACCCCGCTCGGGACTTTGCTGCAGGGGCAAACGATCACCCTCGGGCTCGACACGCCGGACACGGTCGGAATGGTCTCGCCTGGCGGCGAGGACTTCGTCAGCATCACCGGCGCCGCCGACGAGGATTTCTTCGTCCTGAGTGTCGCCGCGCCCATCGTTGTCGACGTGACGCTCGACCCCCGCGGCCGCAACTACACCGAACGGGCCAATTCGAACGAGCTCTACCACTTAGTGAACGCGTCCAGCCAGAGCGACCTCCTGGTTGAGGTGTTCCAAGCGGGCGCCGCCGAGCCTTTACTGGTTGCCTCGGCCGCGTCTGCCGGGCTCGGTGAATCAGAGCAGTTGCTAGGCGTTGCGCTCGACTCGCCCGGCGAGTATTTCTTGCGGGTCGCGGGCGACTCGGACGCGGTGCAGCTTTACGCGTTGACCCTGTCCGCCCGCCCTGCGAAGCCCGGCGATTACAACCAGGACGGCCTGGTCGACGCCGCCGACTACACGGCGTGGCGTGACGCGGTAACGCGCGGTGAGCTGCTGGCAAACGAGACCGCGTCATCCGGAATTACCGATGCGCAGGACTACCTTGCCTGGAGCGAGGCCTACGGGACCTCGCCCGCGGCGGCGACCGCGGCGCCGCTGCCGCCCGCGATTGCTATTGCAGGACTTCTCTCGGCAATAGGCTCGCTGTGGCGGTCGGGAGACCCAAGCCGCGGCTAG
- a CDS encoding transglutaminase-like domain-containing protein: MRRLLTIGIVIGGLAALAAAASAREVLDVARQYDNGGGYHWTAGNSGTPIELRFENRVLLPRGKGSFCCGYTLAIAFEVAEERGLLAGKTFDEIRAFQKDWYGDGPDSRETLIVKAVERLGIGRQVAHPDAMPGDFVQLWRTSGSGHSVVLLDWVREDGKIVGLKYRSSQKSTDGIGDRVEYFSDSPGHDGKVVRDRTYLCRLFKNALEPSMQEAQQLALAGEYSRAEEILAAAAADSSAADATAAAIELERIRRARHEFGLNGDELLAQIQKQIPDATLADMARWRDAGDLQHRTIDGQISYFRRAASNLFRFNADAKRRSNPQAAAGRFDQTGLIAELVDLAEASAAPAVYPVRHKVKYTLTIKPGNPLAKPGAKVRVWLPYPQEYQQQQQVKLLSSSPGHQKIAANGHPHRTIYFEQVVQDEAAPLAFSAEYEYVVSAWAPMPSADEVQSYDKAGELYREFTAERLPHIALDDATRDLAAKIVGDEPNPLLRAKKIFRWVSANIPWCAEIEYCLIDSLAKKGIAAGRGDCGVQGMVFITLCRAAGVPARWQSGWQTKPGEENMHDWAEFYVEPWGWLPADASHGVRRHDDPRVQDFLCGGLDPYRMIVNLDFARELDPPKSSYRSEPNDFQRGEVEIDGHNLYFDQWKWDFEVTADPRE; encoded by the coding sequence ATGCGGCGACTACTCACAATCGGCATCGTGATCGGCGGGCTCGCCGCGCTTGCCGCCGCCGCATCGGCGCGAGAGGTGCTCGACGTCGCCCGCCAGTACGACAACGGCGGCGGGTACCACTGGACCGCCGGCAACTCGGGGACGCCCATCGAACTACGATTCGAAAACCGGGTATTGCTCCCGCGGGGCAAGGGCTCGTTCTGCTGCGGGTACACCCTGGCGATCGCGTTCGAGGTCGCCGAAGAACGCGGACTGCTCGCAGGCAAGACGTTCGACGAGATCAGGGCGTTCCAGAAGGACTGGTACGGCGACGGCCCCGACAGCCGCGAGACCTTGATCGTCAAAGCGGTAGAGCGGCTCGGCATCGGCCGGCAAGTCGCCCACCCCGATGCCATGCCAGGCGACTTCGTCCAGCTCTGGCGGACCAGCGGGTCGGGGCACAGCGTCGTGCTGCTGGATTGGGTGAGGGAAGACGGGAAGATTGTGGGGCTGAAGTACCGCAGCTCACAAAAGTCGACCGACGGCATCGGCGACCGCGTCGAGTACTTCTCCGACTCCCCCGGGCACGACGGCAAGGTCGTGCGGGACCGGACCTACCTATGTCGGCTGTTCAAGAACGCGTTGGAACCTAGCATGCAAGAAGCACAGCAGCTCGCCCTCGCTGGCGAGTACTCCCGGGCAGAAGAGATCCTCGCAGCGGCGGCCGCCGACTCTTCGGCCGCGGACGCAACGGCCGCGGCGATTGAACTCGAACGTATCCGCCGCGCCCGCCACGAGTTTGGGCTCAACGGCGACGAGCTGCTCGCGCAGATCCAGAAACAGATCCCCGACGCGACCCTCGCCGACATGGCCCGCTGGCGCGACGCCGGCGACCTGCAGCACCGCACCATCGACGGACAAATCAGCTACTTCCGCCGGGCGGCGTCGAACCTGTTCCGCTTCAACGCCGACGCAAAACGGCGTAGCAATCCGCAAGCGGCAGCCGGCCGCTTCGACCAGACCGGGCTCATCGCCGAGCTAGTCGACTTGGCAGAAGCGTCGGCCGCTCCCGCGGTGTACCCCGTCCGGCACAAGGTGAAATACACCCTGACAATCAAGCCGGGCAACCCGCTAGCGAAACCGGGCGCCAAGGTCCGCGTCTGGCTGCCCTACCCGCAGGAGTACCAGCAGCAACAACAGGTGAAGCTCCTATCGTCCTCCCCCGGGCATCAGAAGATCGCGGCGAATGGCCATCCGCACCGCACGATCTACTTCGAGCAGGTCGTCCAAGACGAAGCGGCGCCGCTGGCGTTTAGCGCCGAGTACGAGTACGTCGTCTCGGCGTGGGCGCCGATGCCGTCGGCCGACGAGGTCCAGTCTTATGATAAAGCAGGCGAGCTCTACCGCGAGTTCACCGCCGAGCGTCTGCCGCACATCGCGCTCGACGACGCGACCCGCGACCTCGCCGCAAAGATTGTCGGCGATGAGCCCAACCCCCTGCTCCGCGCCAAGAAGATCTTCCGCTGGGTCTCCGCCAATATCCCGTGGTGCGCCGAGATCGAGTACTGCCTGATCGACAGCCTGGCCAAGAAGGGCATTGCCGCCGGACGCGGCGACTGCGGCGTGCAGGGCATGGTGTTCATCACCCTCTGCCGGGCGGCGGGCGTCCCCGCCCGCTGGCAGAGCGGCTGGCAGACCAAACCGGGCGAGGAGAACATGCACGACTGGGCCGAGTTCTACGTCGAGCCGTGGGGCTGGCTGCCGGCCGACGCGTCGCACGGCGTCCGTCGGCACGACGATCCGCGTGTGCAGGACTTCCTGTGCGGCGGACTCGACCCGTACCGCATGATCGTCAACCTCGACTTCGCCCGGGAGCTCGACCCGCCGAAGTCCAGCTACCGCAGCGAGCCCAACGACTTCCAACGCGGCGAGGTCGAAATCGACGGCCACAACCTCTACTTCGACCAGTGGAAGTGGGACTTCGAGGTCACCGCCGACCCGCGCGAGTAG
- the der gene encoding ribosome biogenesis GTPase Der, with the protein MGVPQVVIVGRPNVGKSSVFNWLAGRRIAIVDDRPGVTRDRMTHLMEHEGRFFELVDTGGMGHLDEDDLTEHIENQIAFAIDSADVVLFVVDSRSGVTTLDQEVAKRLRYLKTPVICLANKTDDHTFDGAAEEFARLGHGRADKISTMQNRGRAVLMNQILERLPPAKESDGEEETEMKVAIVGRRNVGKSTFINTLVQSERMIVSEIPGTTRDSVDVRFELDGKSFVAIDTPGLRRRQGRKQDIDFYGTHRAERSIRRADVVLLFLDASERISKVDKQLCDYIAQQYKPCILVVNKWDLLAETMPTEKWVTYLHDTFRTLRYAPIAFITGQTGKNVKALLNHSQMLFKQARQRTSTGQLNRMLRDAVRVNPPPVYQNRRPKIYYATQVGVEPPTIVMFCSQPSAIAAPYQRYLLSKCRDVCDFAEVPIKLYLRRRDKTDLTDEIDAKIAADN; encoded by the coding sequence ATGGGCGTCCCCCAGGTAGTCATCGTCGGCCGTCCGAACGTCGGCAAGAGCAGCGTCTTCAACTGGCTCGCCGGTCGGCGGATCGCCATTGTCGACGACCGCCCCGGCGTCACCCGCGACCGCATGACGCACCTGATGGAGCACGAGGGTCGGTTCTTCGAGCTGGTCGACACCGGCGGCATGGGGCACCTCGACGAGGACGACCTTACCGAACATATCGAGAACCAGATCGCATTCGCTATCGACTCCGCGGACGTGGTGCTGTTTGTTGTCGACAGCCGCAGCGGTGTGACCACCCTCGATCAGGAGGTCGCCAAACGGCTGCGGTACCTCAAAACGCCGGTCATCTGCCTGGCCAACAAGACCGACGACCACACCTTCGACGGCGCCGCTGAAGAATTCGCCCGCCTGGGCCACGGCCGTGCCGACAAGATCAGCACCATGCAGAACCGCGGCCGCGCGGTGCTGATGAACCAGATCCTGGAACGGCTGCCGCCGGCCAAGGAGTCGGACGGCGAAGAAGAAACGGAGATGAAGGTCGCCATCGTCGGCCGTCGCAACGTCGGCAAGAGCACCTTCATTAATACCCTGGTGCAGTCCGAGCGCATGATCGTCAGCGAGATTCCGGGCACCACCCGCGACAGCGTCGACGTGCGGTTTGAGCTCGATGGCAAGTCGTTCGTGGCGATCGACACGCCGGGCCTCCGCCGCCGGCAGGGACGCAAGCAGGACATCGACTTCTACGGCACCCACCGCGCCGAACGCAGCATCCGCCGGGCCGACGTGGTGCTGCTGTTCCTGGACGCCTCGGAGCGGATCAGCAAGGTCGACAAGCAGCTCTGCGACTACATCGCCCAGCAGTACAAGCCGTGCATTCTGGTGGTTAACAAATGGGATCTGCTGGCAGAGACCATGCCGACCGAGAAGTGGGTCACCTACCTGCACGACACCTTCCGCACGCTGCGGTACGCGCCGATCGCGTTCATCACCGGTCAGACTGGCAAGAACGTCAAGGCGTTGCTGAACCACTCGCAGATGTTGTTCAAGCAGGCCCGGCAGCGCACTAGCACCGGGCAGCTCAACCGCATGCTCCGCGACGCGGTCCGCGTCAACCCGCCGCCGGTCTACCAGAACCGACGGCCGAAGATCTACTACGCCACGCAGGTGGGGGTCGAGCCGCCGACGATCGTGATGTTCTGCAGTCAACCATCGGCCATCGCGGCGCCCTACCAGCGGTACCTGCTTAGCAAGTGCCGGGACGTCTGCGATTTTGCGGAGGTGCCGATCAAGCTCTACCTGCGACGCCGCGACAAGACCGACCTCACCGACGAGATCGACGCCAAGATCGCGGCGGACAATTAG
- a CDS encoding uracil-DNA glycosylase, whose translation MDQPDYRRALEQCLEGLLAAGVRQLPRSTAPLTLQETAAEPAPSPSTGQTTIDPPLPAAAAQTPAALPASVTAAPTLDVLQGQVADCRRCDELARTRTQTVFGVGDPNARLCFMGEAPGADEDRQGEPFVGRAGQLLDKIIQACRMQRSEVYILNTLKCRPPGNRNPKPEEAANCSGFLNRQLELIDPEFICCLGAVAAQSLLQTQTPIGRLRGGVHDYRGIKVVCTYHPAYLLRNPAAKKDAWDDMKMLMSLMGVEL comes from the coding sequence ATGGACCAGCCAGACTACCGCCGCGCACTAGAGCAGTGTCTCGAGGGCCTGCTGGCGGCCGGCGTTCGCCAGCTGCCACGGTCCACCGCCCCGCTGACGTTGCAGGAGACCGCGGCCGAACCAGCGCCGTCCCCATCGACGGGGCAGACTACGATCGACCCGCCCCTGCCCGCAGCGGCGGCTCAAACGCCCGCCGCCCTGCCCGCCTCGGTGACCGCGGCGCCAACACTCGATGTGCTGCAGGGCCAGGTGGCAGACTGCCGACGCTGCGACGAACTGGCCCGCACCCGCACCCAGACGGTGTTTGGAGTCGGCGACCCCAATGCCCGGCTCTGCTTCATGGGCGAAGCTCCCGGCGCCGACGAGGACCGGCAGGGCGAGCCGTTTGTCGGCCGCGCCGGTCAGCTGCTGGACAAGATTATCCAGGCGTGCCGGATGCAGCGATCGGAGGTTTACATCCTCAACACGCTGAAGTGCCGGCCACCGGGCAACCGCAATCCGAAGCCGGAGGAGGCCGCCAACTGCAGCGGATTCCTCAACCGCCAGCTCGAGCTTATCGACCCTGAGTTCATCTGCTGCCTGGGGGCGGTCGCGGCCCAGAGCCTGCTCCAGACTCAAACCCCCATCGGTCGCCTGCGGGGCGGCGTGCACGACTATCGCGGCATCAAGGTGGTGTGCACCTACCACCCGGCGTACCTGCTGCGGAACCCAGCGGCCAAGAAGGACGCGTGGGACGACATGAAGATGCTGATGTCGCTGATGGGGGTCGAACTTTAG
- the hemW gene encoding radical SAM family heme chaperone HemW has product MPVSPPRSAYLHVPFCAHRCGYCNFTVVAGREDLSTVYLDAIERELAGLGGPCPVDTLYVGGGTPTRLSPPLLGRLLQSAREWFPPAPGYEWTVEANPADVGGELLDMLAAAGVTRLSLGGQSFHADKLAVLERDHSAEQIGDAIEACHERGLRASLDLIFAAPGETLDQWETDLRRAVSLDVGHISTYGLTFDKGSAFWSRRESGALLEVDEDLQREMYLAAIDRLGAADFEHYEVSNFARPGRRSRHNEAYWSGRGYYAAGPGAARYVNGVRETNHQSTTTYLKRVLAGESPVAFREELSPEMRAREQLVFGLRRLEGIDLLAFAGATGHAVQDLAGPQIDWLCGLGLLEQVEGRLRLTREGLLVSDAIWPDLL; this is encoded by the coding sequence ATGCCCGTATCCCCTCCGCGCTCGGCCTACCTGCACGTGCCGTTCTGCGCGCACCGCTGCGGCTACTGCAATTTCACGGTCGTCGCCGGCCGCGAAGACCTGTCGACTGTCTACCTCGACGCCATCGAGCGGGAGCTCGCCGGGCTGGGGGGGCCGTGCCCGGTCGACACGCTGTATGTCGGCGGCGGGACCCCCACGCGGCTGAGCCCGCCTTTGTTAGGTCGCCTGCTGCAGTCGGCACGGGAGTGGTTTCCGCCCGCGCCAGGCTACGAGTGGACCGTTGAGGCCAACCCGGCCGATGTCGGCGGTGAATTGCTCGACATGCTGGCCGCCGCGGGCGTCACGAGGTTGAGCCTGGGCGGGCAGTCTTTCCACGCTGACAAGCTGGCCGTGCTGGAGCGGGACCACTCGGCCGAGCAGATCGGTGACGCCATCGAGGCCTGCCACGAGCGTGGCCTGCGGGCGTCGCTTGACCTGATCTTCGCCGCGCCCGGCGAGACGCTCGACCAGTGGGAAACCGATCTCCGCCGCGCCGTGAGCCTCGACGTGGGCCACATCTCGACCTACGGGCTAACATTCGACAAGGGGTCGGCCTTCTGGTCCCGCCGCGAGTCGGGCGCCCTGCTGGAGGTCGACGAAGACCTGCAGCGAGAGATGTACCTGGCAGCCATCGACCGGCTGGGCGCCGCCGACTTCGAGCACTACGAGGTATCGAACTTCGCCCGCCCGGGGCGGCGGAGCCGGCACAACGAGGCCTACTGGTCGGGGCGCGGCTACTACGCCGCAGGGCCCGGCGCCGCACGGTACGTCAACGGCGTCCGCGAGACTAATCACCAGAGCACCACCACCTACCTCAAGCGGGTGCTTGCCGGCGAATCGCCGGTGGCCTTCCGTGAGGAGCTATCGCCAGAGATGCGGGCCCGCGAGCAGCTGGTCTTCGGGCTCCGCCGCCTCGAAGGGATCGATCTGCTCGCATTCGCCGGTGCGACGGGCCACGCCGTGCAAGACCTTGCCGGTCCGCAGATTGACTGGCTCTGCGGACTGGGGCTGCTGGAACAGGTGGAAGGCCGGCTCCGGCTCACACGCGAAGGGCTGCTGGTCAGCGACGCCATCTGGCCCGACCTGCTGTAG